A single genomic interval of Oncorhynchus mykiss isolate Arlee chromosome 13, USDA_OmykA_1.1, whole genome shotgun sequence harbors:
- the LOC110486025 gene encoding kinesin-like protein KIF16B isoform X2, translated as MASVRVAVRLRPMNRREKDLTAKNIIEMKGDKTTITNLKIPDGITGDSMRESKKTFTYDFSYDSADSKSNTFISQEKVFKDLGSDVLKAAFQGYNACIFAYGQTGSGKSYTMMGNPGDAGLIPRICEGLFSRIAGMTRWDEASFRTEVSYLEIYNERVRDLLRRKSTQTYNLRVREHPKDGPYVEDLSKHLVQNYHDVEELMEAGNINRTTAATGMNDTSSRSHAIFTINFTQAKFDAEMPCETISKIHLVDLAGSERADATGATGVRLKEGGNINKSLVTLGNVISALADLSQDGVNTNLKKKQVFVPYRDSVLTWLLKDSLGGNSKTIMIATISPADVNYGETLSTLRYANRAKNIINKPTINEDCNVKLIRELRAEIARLKALLVQGNQIALLDSPTALSMEEKLHQNEARVLELTKEWTNKWNETQNILKEETLALRKEGIGVVLDSELPHLIGIDDDLLSTGIILYHLKEGRTNVGRDDASTVQDIVLHGLDLESEHCMFANQTGTVTLVPLNGAQCSVNGVQVTEASPLNQGAVILLGRTNMFRFNHPKEAAKLREKRKSGLLSSFSLSMTDLNKSCENLSTVMLYNPGLEFERQQREELEKLEHKRRLIKEMEDRQKCEKAELERLQQEVESQRKESEQVQQRIRRQEETLRCRSQDIESRLRDLLAEKQRFEEERHRETKELELHRRQRRKQQEEREDEKTQDEEARHHSEAAERAEQAEIFRELERLKREHEEQAVRLEAERRRLEEREMEQLGLVGRLEEQLRERHEAAAARLTREDTRRLEEGRRALAEIRSALLRAKEASGRSDCDGMGEEAGRAAQVRYTDFKAAQVEELGQLEEGLRLQKECLEKEVASERAALAVLVHAHKERQRQLQETQEKGAQDSSELSQEEQRMQQAEQCLLFKDRRLASLTDSLLPAVAEERQRAEELLKLGSSSGAGSISNISLGLDNTLYQVEKELEEKEERLTSHCASAEQLQQLQETYEFTANVARQEKKVRRKEKEILESREKQQRESLEQAVARLERRHSALRRSVSQDPESVESRHKAWGSGPARELDQERVDREIQKLKQRISKPEGSGRSHTGSGDEKTSLGTPPVSPIQSLPPVLPITDDGINAYIEEEVKRRLQKLNLFNGDKSIELSLSSESLQEDKEVNESSSVRLTDEDDDKLQNLVNPRKLKYEKDSMPLLWRSFLCVPERETSTHLEGATTSSEEEGGKDRSELDKISNPERETKVLAENDRMPYKEGDKAKWGQVEVKGKVDQADFEKSSCDFKTKDCGFRSINTIVCEEGNNSQCRPDEEETNFSCYIVDDETKSLSYYQSRETRTENPLLLSQFDSLEGTKDQVQNTSKTSNDTATVINSEFPILRRRSKRQITIEGYFGLNKIPEESVNGQVQRNLRTSEPDLLTNELGAKQNYFLGYLAGKLSGVYNDAGRYLQSTRDIIRQVRAGETSALTSTFSQCMTIVTKDIPLAQKKQLEPSMKPDSRQNKVHFANLTGNCLFNVPEKGNVTPITDISLWPKGAMTTYKDGEPVIYCQTLVQFPICLSELQSLPLQKMLYRLYCVTPKIAAISHHLLGIYWLSVANCKQPTPQPSCLLLSETDLYAVSAGTGLGNNQPLAVFQHFSLLHIKEIQVSFAGQHLRLLGSTKDTILVIFTHSKELTQALCCTLLKILAPAEVQEGPGAHPLLCGDLSRLSLDWRSHVPDLLLDSGLCVTSRFKRIMADLLYILHGNMEGPNKPSLANIHLLLYTSIKVENYSTSRQVVLCQFFLTDNHIGLVQEDAVFHPEPRGSTLVPIQPQFQGVELRRRSDIRCVLVRHSDRCMVLDIVFSVTHKEQIETKRKTRKGLGIVPLPSDCRPPADSWKLTFSSTSDAAILMNHLST; from the exons ATGGCATCGGTGCGGGTGGCTGTCCGGCTCAGGCCTATGAACAGACG GGAGAAGGACTTGACTGCCAAAAACATAATTGAAATGAAAGGGGACAAGACCACCATTACAAACTTGAAG ATACCAGATGGCATTACCGGGGATTCGATGAGGGAGAGTAAAAAGACCTTCACCTATGACTTCTCCTATGACTCCGCTGACAGTAAAAGCAACACCTTTATCTCTCAGGAAAag GTGTTCAAAGACTTGGGCTCAGATGTTCTCAAGGCTGCGTTCCAAGGCTACAACGCCTGCATCTTTGCCTATGGCCAGACCGGCTCGGGGAAGTCCTACACCATGATGGGAAATCCA GGAGATGCTGGTCTCATTCCACGGATATGTGAGGGTCTGTTCAGTCGGATTGCTGGGATGACTCGTTGGGATGAGGCCTCCTTCCGCACCGAGGTCAG CTACCTGGAGATCTACAATGAACGTGTCAGGGACCTGCTCAGGAGGAAGTCCACCCAAACCTACAACCTGAGGGTGAGGGAGCACCCAAAAGATGGACCCTACGTGGAAG ATCTGTCCAAGCACCTGGTGCAGAACTACCACGACGTGGAGGAGCTGATGGAGGCGGGCAACATCAACCGTACCACGGCCGCCACGGGCATGAACGACACCAGCAGCCGCTCGCACGCCATCTTCACCATCAACTTCACCCAG gctAAGTTTGATGCGGAGATGCCCTGCGAGACGATCAGTAAAATCCACCTGGTGGACTTGGCGGGCAGCGAGAGAGCGGACGCCACCGGTGCCACTGGAGTCCGGCTCAAGGAGGGCGGCAACATCAACAAGTCACTGGTCACCCTGGGCAATGTCATCTCCGCTTTAG CGGACCTGAGCCAGGACGGAGTGAACACCAACCTGAAGAAGAAGCAGGTGTTTGTGCCTTACAGAGACTCTGTGCTAACGTGGCTCCTCAAGGACAGCCTGGGAGGCAACTCCAAGACCATCATGATCGCTA CCATTTCACCTGCTGACGTCAACTACGGCGAGACGCTGAGCACTCTGCGCTACGCCAACCGTGCCAAGAACATCATCAACAAGCCCACGATCAATGAGGACTGCAACGTCAAGCTCATCCGAGAGCTCAGGGCCGAAATTGCCCGACTGAAGGCCCTTCTGGTCCAGGGAAACCAG ATTGCACTTCTTGACTCACCCACCGCTCTGAGCATGGAGGAGAAACTACACCAGAACGAAGCCCGA GTGTTGGAGCTAACCAAGGAGTGGACTAACAAGTGGAATGAAACTCAGAACATTCTCAAG gaagaaACCCTTGCCCTGAGGAAAGAGGGAATCGGTGTCGTCCTCGATTCGGAGTTGCCTCATCTAATTGGTATCGACGACGACCTCCTAAGTACTGGCATCATCCTCTACCATCTAAAG GAGGGCAGGACGAATGTTGGTCGAGACGATGCGTCGACTGTTCAGGACATTG TTCTCCATGGGCTGGACCTAGAGAGTGAACACTGCATGTTTGCGAACCAGACCGGCACTGTCACACTGGTTCCACTCAATGGGGCCCAGTGCTCCGTGAATGGAGTGCAAGTGACAGAAGCCTCCCCACTAAACCAAG GTGCTGTTATCCTTCTGGGGAGAACCAACATGTTCCGTTTCAACCACCCTAAAGAGGCAGCTAAACTAAGGGAAAAGAGGAAG AGTGGACTGCTCTCTTCCTTTAGTCTGTCCATGACCGATCTCAACAAATCATGTGAGAACCTCTCCACAGTAATGCTCTACAACCCAGG GTTGGAATTTGAGAGACAGCAACGGGAAGAGCTGGAGAAGCTGGAACACAAAAG GAGGCTTATTAAGGAGATGGAAGACAGGCAGAAGTGTGAGAAGGCGGAGCTGGAGCGCCTGCAACAGGAGGTGGAGTCCCAGCGCAAGGAGTCGGAGCAGGTGCAGCAGCGCATCCGCCGCCAGGAGGAGACCCTCCGCTGCCGCAGCCAGGACATCGAGAGCCGCCTGCGCGACCTCCTGGCGGAGAAGCAGCGCTTTGAGGAGGAGCGCCACCGCGAGACCAAGGAGCTGGAGCTACACAGGCGCCAGCGGCGAAAGCAGCAGGAGGAGCGCGAGGATGAGAAGACGCAGGACGAGGAGGCGCGACACCATAGCGAGGCGGCAGAGCGTGCCGAGCAGGCGGAGATCTTCCGCGAGCTGGAGCGGCTGAAGCGGGAGCACGAGGAGCAGGCGGTGCGGCTGGAGGCAGAGAGGCGGAGGCTGGAGGAGCGCGAGATGGAGCAGCTAGGCCTGGTGGGGCGCCTAGAAGAGCAGCTGAGGGAGCGCCACGAAGCGGCGGCTGCCCGGCTGACCCGCGAGGACACCCGGCGCCTGGAAGAGGGGCGACGTGCCTTGGCCGAGATCCGCTCCGCCCTGCTCCGCGCCAAGGAGGCCAGCGGGCGCTCTGACTGCGACGGAATGGGCGAGGAGGCCGGGCGCGCTGCCCAGGTCCGTTACACGGACTTCAAGGCAGCGCAGGTGGAGGAGCTGGGTCAGTTGGAGGAGGGTCTCCGGCTGCAGAAGGAGTGCCTGGAGAAGGAGGTGGCGTCAGAGCGCGCAGCCCTGGCCGTCCTGGTCCACGCCCACAAGGAGCGGCAGCGACAGCTGCAAGAGACCCAGGAGAAGGGGGCACAGGACTCCTCAGAACTCTCCCAGGAGGAGCAGCGGATGCAACAGGCTGAGCAGTGCCTCCTCTTCAAGGACCGCCGGCTAGCCAGCCTAACCGACAGCCTCCTGCCAGcggtggctgaggaaaggcagaGGGCTGAGGAGCTGCTGAAACTCGGAAGCTCCTCTGGCGCTGGCAGCATTTCGAACATCTCCCTGGGACTAGACAACACCCTGTACCAGGTGGAAAAGGAACttgaggagaaggaggagcgCCTTACCTCACACTGCGCCAGCGCCGAGCAGCTTCAGCAGCTGCAGGAGACGTACGAGTTCACGGCCAATGTGGCACGCCAGGAGAAAAAAGTGCGGCGCAAGGAAAAGGAGATCCTGGAGTCACGGGAGAAGCAGCAGCGTGAGTCCCTGGAGCAGGCAGTGGCGCGCCTGGAGAGAAGGCACTCGGCGCTGAGGCGCAGTGTCTCACAGGACCCAGAGAGTGTGGAATCCAGGCACAAGGCCTGGGGTTCTGGGCCCGCGCGGGAACTCGACCAAGAGAG GGTGGACCGGGAGATCCAGAAGCTGAAGCAGAGGATCAGTAAACCTGAGGGAAGTGGAAGGAGTCACACTGGGAGCGGAGATGAAAAGACCAGTCTCggcaccccccctgtcagcccAATCCAGAGCCTACCCCCAGTGCTGCCGATCACCGATGAcgg GATAAATGCATACATTGAGGAGGAGGTTAAGAGAAGGTTACAGAAGCTGAACCTCTTCAATGGTGACAAAAGCATTGAGCTCTCGCTTTCATCTGAATCTCTGCAG GAGgacaaagaagttaatgaatctAGCTCTGTTAGATTAACAGATGAG GATGATGACAAGCTGCAAAACCTTGTCAACCCTAGGAAATTGAAATATGAG AAAGACTCCATGCCCTTGCTGTGGCGTAGCTTCCTGTGTGTCCCAGAACGTGAGACGAGCACTCACCTGGAAGGGGCTACAACAAGTTCAGAAGAAGAAGGCGGCAAAGACCGCTCTGAATTAGATAAAATTAGCAATCCAGAAAGGGAAACCAAAGTCTTGGCAGAAAATGATAGAATGCCTTATAAAGAGGGTGACAAAGCAAAATGGGGGCAGGTGGAAGTGAAGGGGAAGGTTGACCAAGCTGACTTCGAGAAGAGTAGCTGTGATTTTAAAACCAAGGACTGTGGATTTAGGTCTATAAACACCATAGTCTGCGAGGAAGGAAATAACAGCCAATGTAGGCCAGATGAGGAAGAAACCAATTTTAGTTGCTACATTGTTGATGACGAGACGAAAAGTCTATCTTATTATCAGTCCAGAGAAACCAGAACAGAAAACCCACTGTTGCTCTCACAGTTTGACTCTCTAGAAGGAACTAAGGACCAAGTTCAGAACACAAGCAAGACAAGTAACGACACTGCAACCGTGATAAATTCTGAATTCCCCATACTGAGACGACGTTCAAAGAGACAAATCACCATCGAGGGCTACTTTGGTCTCAACAAGATCCCTGAAGAGTCTGTAAATGGGCAGGTGCAAAGGAATCTGAGAACTTCAGAACCGGATCTATTAACCAACGAACTGGGAGCCAAACAGAATTACTTCCTTGGATACTTGGCAGGCAAGCTGTCTGGAGTTTACAATGACGCTGGACGATATCTGCAGAGTACACGGGATATCATTCGGCAGGTTCGAGCAGGAGAGACTTCAGCATTGACTAGTACATTCTCTCAGTGCATGACCATAGTTACAAAAGATATTCCACTTGCTCAGAAAAAGCAGCTTGAACCTTCAATGAAACCTGACTCGAGGCAGAATAAAGTTCATTTTGCCAATTTGACAGGCAATTGCCTTTTCAATGTACCTGAGAAAGGTAATGTGACTCCAATTACAGACATTTCATTATGGCCTAAAGGCGCTATGACTACATACAAAGACGGGGAGCCTGTAATTTATTGTCAGACGCTCGTGCAGTTTCCCATATGCCTTTCTGAATTACAGTCTCTTCCGCTTCAGAAGATGCTCTATCGTTTGTACTGTGTTACGCCCAAAATCGCTGCCATTTCCCACCACCTTTTGGGTATCTACTGGCTAAGCGTTGCCAATTGCAAACAGCCTACACCACAACCAAGTTGCTTACTGTTATCTGAAACTGACCTCTATGCAGTCTCCGCTGGTACTGGTTTAGGTAACAACCAACCTTTGGCAGTTTTTCAGCACTTCAGTCTCTTGCACATCAAAGAGATCCAAGTGAGCTTTGCCGGGCAGCATTTACGACTCCTGGGCTCCACTAAAGACACCATCTTGGTCATCTTCACCCACAGCAAAGAGCTTACCCAGGCGTTATGCTGTACCCTGCTGAAGATCCTTGCCCCAGCAGAGGTTCAGGAAGGCCCAGGAGCCCACCCCTTGCTTTGTGGAGACCTCTCGCGCCTCTCTCTGGACTGGAGGTCCCACGTTCCAGACCTCCTGCTGGATAGTGGCCTCTGTGTTACCTCACGCTTTAAGAGGATCATGGCTGATCTGCTCTACATCCTGCACGGCAACATGGAAGGACCCAACAAGCCCTCCTTGGCTAACATACACCTTCTTCTCTACACTTCCATCAAGGTGGAAAACTATTCCACCTCGCGCCAAGTTGTCCTTTGTCAGTTCTTCCTCACCGACAATCACATAGGCCTGGTGCAAGAGGATGCTGTGTTCCACCCGGAACCTCGAGGCTCAACTTTGGTTCCCATCCAGCCCCAGTTTCAGGGAGTAGAACTGCGCAGACGCTCAGACATCCGATGTGTGCTTGTGAGACACAGCGATAGATGTATGGTGCTTGACATCGTATTCTCCGTGACTCACAAAGAGCAGATTGAGACCAAAAGAAAAACCAGGAAAGGCTTAGGCATTGTCCCTCTACCTTCTGATTGCAGGCCCCCAGCTGATTCCTGGAAATTAACTTTCAGCTCTACCTCGGATGCAGCAATCCTAATGAATCACCTGTCAACCTGA